The window CTGGTAGTTTCGTTTAAAGTGGCGAAATCTTTGCCTTGCAAAGTAACGCTACCCGTCGTCGGTGCATCTAAGCCACCCAACAAATGCAACAAGGTTGATTTGCCGGAACCAGATGCGCCAATGATGGCAACTCGCTCGCCTTTATTGACTTTAAAATCAATATTACCAAGCACTTTGACTGAGTAAGTGCCTTGAGTAAAAGTCTTCCCTAAGCCGCTGCAAGACAGGACCAATTGGTCAGTAACATGATCATTCATAGCGCAATGCCTCCGCTGGTTTCACGCGGGCACCACGCCAGCTTGGATAAATCGTTGCAACAAAAGCTAATACGACTGCAACACTGCCAATGGTCCAGACATCTTTCCATTGCAAATCAGAAGGTAAAGTGCTGATCACATACACTTCTTTGGACAAAAACTGCACACCTAAAACATGCTCAATAAACGGCACAATAATATCGATATTTAATGCGACTACTATGCCAGAGCCGACGCCAATCGCGGTGCCCAGTAAGCCAACCAGAGCACCTTGAATCATAAAAATTTTCATGATCGACCAAGGCGACGCGCCCAAGGTTCGCAGAATCGCAATATCCGCTTGCTTGTCTGTCACGGTCATCACCAAGGTTGATACCAGATTGAAAGCTGCTACTGCGATGATCAGCGTCAAAATGATAAACATCATGGTTTTTTCTGTTTTTACCGCAGCAAAATAATTACGATTTTGTTGCGACCAGTCGCGTATATACAAATCACCAGACAATGTTTTTGATAACTCCACCGCGACTTGCGGTGCTTTCAACATATCGACAATACGCAGGCGTAAACCAGACGGTGCCGATAGTCGGAAAAACTTCTCAGCATCGTCCATCTGAATAAATGCCATGCCAGAGTCGTATTCAAAATGTCCTGCTTCAAAAATACCGACTACGGTAAATGCTTTAAGACGCGGCACCATACCTGCTGGTGTAATCTGGCCTTCCGGCGCTCCGGCTAACGTGACTTTTTCACCGACTTGCACATGTAAACTGCGAGCTAATTCAATCCCTAGCACAATGCCAAAACCACCTGGCTTCAAATCGGTAAATTTGCCGTACTTCATTTTGCTGGTGACGTCAGATACCTTCGACTCTTCTTCTGGCAACACGCCACGCAAAACCACGCCGCGCATTATATCGCCGCCAATAATCATGGCCTGCGCATCGACATAAGGCGCAGTCCCTGTGACCGAGGGATTTTTTTGTGCTTGCAATGCGGTAGTTTTCCAATCTGGCAAAGTACCAGTGGCATCAAACACCTCAATATGCGCCAACACCGACAACATACGGTCACGCACTTCTTTTTGGAAGCCATTCATCACCGATAACACGACAATTAATGCTGCGACACCTAAGGCAATGCCGGCCATAGAAATCATTGAGATAAACGAGATAAAACTGTTACGGCCACTACGTCGTCCAGCGCGGGTATAACGCAGGCCGACCAGCCATTCAAAAGGGTAATTTTTCACTATAGAACTTGATCCAGAATAGATAATTTAATTAGGGCTTACACAAAATTGTCGCGCTAAGGAGTTTTGACGGCGATTTTGCATAGTCTTAAAAGTAATGTTTTTAGTCAGCGAGCATCTTGCCATACAATGTCGTTATGAGCTATTTAGAAATGATACTGCCGTTTGCCATCCCTCCCGCCCCGCTTGCCAAAGACCTGCTACGCGAGCTACGTGTACCAGCATTAAGCTGCTTAATTGGCAAAGCTAAACCCGACACTCCCCATCACTTTGAAGACTTTGCAAGACAATTACCGCATGAATCCTTGCTTGCAGGGCATTTTAGCCCTGGGGGCGGCAGAATCATTGGACCTCCTTTTTCAAACTCTGTAGGTTTAGAATCAGCCATCAAGAGCAGTCCCGCTAATACGCACAACAAAATGCAAGTGCTTGGCGTCCAGCCGGTAGATACTGATATGACCGGTACGAGCGCAGTTTGGTTCACGCTGCAACCTGTTCATATCCATATTGCACGCGACCATCTGGTACTTACAGACCAACGCCGCTTGACATTGACGGAGCGTGAGTCGCGCGCCCTGTTTGCCGAGGCAAAAATCATTTGTGACGAACTGGGTAAAACTTTAGTGTATGGCGACACACTTCACTGGTTTTTACGCGCCGATGATTGGCAAGGCCTGCAAACAGCCACGCCAGATGCGGCTTGCGGCCACAATATCGATATCTGGATGCCCAAAGGTGAGCA of the Undibacterium sp. 5I1 genome contains:
- a CDS encoding lipoprotein-releasing ABC transporter permease subunit; its protein translation is MVKNYPFEWLVGLRYTRAGRRSGRNSFISFISMISMAGIALGVAALIVVLSVMNGFQKEVRDRMLSVLAHIEVFDATGTLPDWKTTALQAQKNPSVTGTAPYVDAQAMIIGGDIMRGVVLRGVLPEEESKVSDVTSKMKYGKFTDLKPGGFGIVLGIELARSLHVQVGEKVTLAGAPEGQITPAGMVPRLKAFTVVGIFEAGHFEYDSGMAFIQMDDAEKFFRLSAPSGLRLRIVDMLKAPQVAVELSKTLSGDLYIRDWSQQNRNYFAAVKTEKTMMFIILTLIIAVAAFNLVSTLVMTVTDKQADIAILRTLGASPWSIMKIFMIQGALVGLLGTAIGVGSGIVVALNIDIIVPFIEHVLGVQFLSKEVYVISTLPSDLQWKDVWTIGSVAVVLAFVATIYPSWRGARVKPAEALRYE